A single window of Pyxicephalus adspersus chromosome 10, UCB_Pads_2.0, whole genome shotgun sequence DNA harbors:
- the LOC140339583 gene encoding C-type lectin domain family 2 member B-like codes for MKDTALETGFAGYISPKEIGAKKLAQERFLYITFLFVVLNILFFAALWTVFSVREKCDICPEITIEAPCEDDWIWYRKKCYYFSKQPNEWQDSQNFCMSHNASLALFDSKEELDFLQRFKGSSDHWIGLKREDNGKLWMWTNGSIFNNMFHIDGVSPCVFLNRERVSSAACYSDRYWICNKPDRQNEK; via the exons ATGAAAGACACTGCACTGGAAACGGGATTCGCTGGATATATCAGTCCTAAGGAAATTG gagCCAAGAAACTTGCCCAGGAGAGATTcctatatataacatttctgtttgttgtactcaacattttattttttgctgcattgTGGACAGTTTTTTCTGTCAGAG aaaaatgtgatatttgtCCAGAGATCACCATAGAAGCTCCATGTGAAGATGATTGGATCTGGTACAGAAAGAAATGTTATTACTTCTCCAAGCAACCCAATGAGTGGCAAGATAGCCAGAACTTCTGCATGTCCCACAATGCATCACTGGCATTGTTTGATTCCAAGGAGGAGCTG GACTTTCTGCAACGATTTAAAGGCTCCTCAGATCACTGGATCGGTCTGAAGCGAGAAGATAATGGGAAGTTGTGGATGTGGACCAATGGGTCAATATTTAATAACAT GTTCCACATTGATGGAGTGTCTCCATGTGTCTTTCTGAATCGAGAGCGAGTCTCCAGCGCAGCCTGTTACTCAGATCGATATTGGATCTGCAACAAACCGGACcgacaaaatgaaaaatga